One window of the Oceanicaulis sp. genome contains the following:
- a CDS encoding DUF445 domain-containing protein, whose translation MTDPALRMKIAAGAALVAMLFLFAATHVWGSDDGVWGYVRAFAEAGLIGGLADWFAVTALFRRPLGLPIPHTAVIPNNQQRIADAVGRFIAENFLDPRLVETRLDGADPGRRVGEMLADRSQATGIARGIVQAAPDLVAMVDDQAVAKFWREQIGRQASGARVGPAVGSVIDALTAGGKHQILVDAAVKEGFSLLEANEDRLRSAIRAQSGALLRFTRLDERVSNAVIAAVEDLLHEVANDPDHELRRRAADAASGFARDLKEDAAMQARVERVISDTLTHPALTDFTERGWAQAKAALIADAAKGADSRAAKALTDALVGLGQAILNDAESRAAFNRRLTPLLVHLAERHGPDVARLVSETISSWDAATVVDKIEAGVGRDLQYIRLNGTLIGGLIGVVIHAIVELV comes from the coding sequence ATGACCGATCCCGCTTTGCGCATGAAGATCGCCGCCGGCGCAGCCCTTGTGGCGATGCTGTTTTTATTCGCCGCCACCCATGTCTGGGGAAGCGACGACGGGGTGTGGGGTTATGTCCGCGCCTTCGCCGAGGCCGGGCTGATCGGCGGGCTGGCGGACTGGTTCGCGGTGACCGCGCTGTTCCGCCGGCCGCTGGGCCTGCCCATCCCGCACACGGCGGTGATCCCCAACAACCAGCAGCGCATCGCCGACGCGGTCGGCCGCTTCATCGCGGAAAACTTTCTCGATCCGCGCCTTGTGGAGACCCGGCTCGACGGCGCCGATCCCGGCCGGCGCGTGGGCGAAATGCTCGCCGACCGGTCGCAGGCGACGGGGATCGCGCGAGGGATCGTCCAGGCCGCGCCTGATCTCGTCGCCATGGTCGACGACCAGGCTGTCGCGAAATTCTGGCGCGAGCAGATCGGCCGGCAGGCCAGCGGCGCGCGGGTCGGCCCGGCCGTGGGGTCGGTGATCGACGCGCTGACCGCCGGGGGCAAGCACCAGATCCTGGTCGACGCGGCGGTGAAGGAGGGGTTCTCCCTGCTCGAAGCCAATGAAGACCGCCTGCGCAGCGCCATAAGGGCGCAGTCCGGCGCGCTGCTGCGCTTCACCCGGCTGGACGAGCGCGTCTCCAACGCCGTCATCGCCGCGGTCGAGGACCTGCTGCACGAGGTGGCGAACGATCCCGATCACGAGCTGCGCCGCCGCGCCGCCGACGCCGCCTCCGGCTTTGCGCGCGACCTGAAAGAGGACGCGGCCATGCAGGCCCGGGTGGAGCGGGTGATCTCCGACACGCTCACTCACCCGGCGCTCACCGACTTCACCGAACGCGGCTGGGCCCAGGCGAAAGCCGCCCTCATCGCCGACGCCGCCAAGGGCGCGGACAGCCGCGCGGCGAAAGCGCTGACCGACGCGCTGGTGGGGCTGGGTCAGGCGATCCTCAACGACGCCGAAAGCCGCGCCGCCTTCAACCGGCGCCTCACGCCGCTGCTCGTGCACCTGGCCGAACGCCACGGCCCGGACGTCGCGCGCCTGGTCTCTGAAACCATCTCCAGCTGGGACGCGGCCACGGTGGTCGACAAGATCGAAGCCGGTGTGGGCCGGGATCTTCAATACATCCGCCTGAACGGCACCCTCATCGGCGGCCTGATCGGCGTGGTCATCCACGCGATCGTGGAGCTGGTTTAG
- the scpA gene encoding methylmalonyl-CoA mutase, which translates to MMAHPDFTKIDLGAPRPAGAPGASGDSWTPAEGIAIKPSYTAADRDALDFTDALPGLAPFHRGPYPTMYVQRPWTVRQYAGFSTAADSNAFYRRNLAAGQRGLSVAFDLATHRGYDSDNPRVIGDVGMAGVAIDSILDMRQLFDGIPLDQMSVSMTMNGAVLPVMALYIVAAEEQGVSHAKLSGTIQNDILKEFMVRNTYIYPPKPSMRIISDIFAYTAEEMPRFNSISISGYHMQEAGAPADIELAYTIADGLEYVKAGVQAGLDVDAFAPRLSFFWGVSMNYFMEVAKLRAARLLWAKLMKDRFDPKNAKSLSLRTHCQTSGWSLTAQDVYNNVARTAVEAMAAVDGHTQSLHTNSLDEALALPTDFSARIARNTQLVLDSEAHLTDAIDPWGGSYYVERLTHDLAARALAHIAEIDELGGMTKAIEEGVPKLRIEEAAARAQARIDSGLQTIVGVNKFRLTEPEDVPVLKVDNKKVRNEQLEKLQRLRAERDGAKTDAALKALTEAASGSANLLAACVEAARAGATVGEMSNAMEAVFGRHKAEIKSVQGVFLKASGDDQKVKAAIEAADRFAEAEGRRPRILIAKMGQDGHDRGQKVVASAFADLGWDVDIGPLFQTPEEAARQAVENDVHVVAASSLAAGHLTLVPELKKELQAQGRGDMLIIVGGVIPPEDVPTLKEMGAAAVYPPGTVIADGAVELIGLLEKRAS; encoded by the coding sequence CTGATGGCTCACCCTGATTTCACGAAAATCGATCTCGGCGCGCCCCGGCCCGCCGGCGCGCCCGGCGCGTCCGGGGACAGCTGGACGCCGGCCGAAGGGATAGCGATCAAGCCGTCCTACACCGCCGCCGACCGCGACGCGCTCGATTTCACCGACGCCCTGCCCGGCCTCGCGCCGTTTCACCGCGGGCCCTATCCGACCATGTACGTGCAGCGGCCCTGGACGGTGCGCCAGTACGCCGGCTTCTCCACCGCGGCGGATTCAAACGCTTTCTACAGGCGCAATCTCGCCGCCGGTCAGCGCGGGCTCTCGGTGGCCTTCGATCTCGCCACCCATCGCGGATACGACAGCGACAATCCCCGGGTGATCGGCGATGTCGGCATGGCCGGGGTGGCGATCGATTCCATTCTAGACATGCGCCAGCTTTTCGACGGGATACCGCTCGACCAGATGAGCGTATCGATGACGATGAACGGCGCGGTCCTGCCGGTGATGGCGCTCTACATCGTCGCCGCCGAGGAGCAAGGCGTTTCGCACGCGAAACTTTCAGGCACTATCCAGAACGATATCCTGAAAGAATTCATGGTGCGCAACACCTATATCTACCCGCCCAAGCCCTCCATGCGCATCATCTCCGACATCTTCGCCTACACGGCTGAGGAGATGCCGCGCTTCAACTCCATCTCGATCTCCGGCTATCACATGCAGGAGGCCGGCGCGCCCGCCGATATCGAGCTGGCCTACACGATCGCGGACGGTCTGGAATACGTGAAGGCGGGCGTGCAGGCGGGGCTGGACGTGGACGCCTTCGCCCCGCGGCTGAGCTTTTTCTGGGGCGTTTCCATGAATTATTTCATGGAGGTGGCCAAGCTGCGCGCCGCGCGCCTGCTCTGGGCGAAGCTGATGAAGGATCGCTTCGATCCGAAGAACGCCAAATCGCTGTCGCTGCGCACGCACTGCCAGACCTCGGGCTGGTCGCTGACCGCCCAGGACGTCTACAACAATGTCGCGCGCACGGCCGTGGAGGCGATGGCCGCAGTGGACGGCCACACCCAGAGCCTTCACACCAACAGCCTTGATGAAGCGCTCGCTTTGCCCACCGATTTCTCCGCCCGCATCGCGCGCAACACCCAGCTGGTGCTCGACAGCGAGGCGCATCTCACCGACGCGATCGATCCCTGGGGCGGCAGCTATTATGTCGAGCGGCTGACCCATGATCTCGCCGCCCGGGCGCTGGCCCACATCGCCGAGATCGACGAGCTCGGCGGCATGACGAAGGCGATCGAGGAAGGCGTGCCCAAGCTCCGCATCGAGGAAGCCGCCGCCCGCGCCCAGGCCCGCATCGATTCAGGGCTTCAGACTATCGTGGGCGTGAACAAGTTCCGCCTGACCGAGCCTGAGGACGTGCCGGTTCTGAAGGTGGACAACAAGAAGGTCCGCAACGAACAGCTTGAAAAGCTCCAGCGCCTGCGCGCCGAGCGCGACGGCGCGAAGACCGACGCTGCGCTCAAGGCGCTGACCGAGGCCGCCTCGGGCTCGGCCAACCTGCTGGCGGCGTGCGTCGAGGCCGCCCGCGCCGGCGCGACGGTGGGTGAAATGAGCAACGCCATGGAGGCCGTGTTCGGCCGGCACAAGGCCGAGATCAAATCGGTTCAGGGGGTGTTCTTGAAAGCGTCCGGAGACGACCAGAAGGTCAAGGCGGCCATCGAGGCCGCCGACCGCTTCGCCGAGGCCGAGGGCCGCCGCCCGCGGATCCTGATCGCGAAAATGGGCCAGGACGGCCATGACCGCGGCCAGAAGGTCGTCGCCAGCGCCTTCGCCGATCTAGGCTGGGACGTCGATATCGGCCCGCTCTTCCAGACCCCCGAGGAAGCCGCCCGCCAGGCGGTGGAGAACGACGTCCACGTCGTCGCCGCCTCCTCGCTCGCCGCCGGCCACCTCACCCTGGTGCCCGAGCTCAAGAAAGAACTTCAAGCGCAAGGGCGCGGCGACATGCTGATCATCGTCGGCGGCGTCATCCCGCCCGAAGACGTGCCCACCCTGAAAGAGATGGGCGCGGCGGCCGTCTACCCGCCAGGCACCGTGATCGCAGACGGCGCGGTGGAGTTGATCGGGTTGCTGGAAAAGCGCGCGAGTTAG
- a CDS encoding methylmalonyl-CoA mutase subunit beta yields the protein MTDSVIDFAGDFPAADRARWTQEAEAALKGAPLQTLVRKTLDGIERGPLFTREDLAEAGETGAAASRDPYLPWQIRQTVADPDPKAANQAILDELGGGASEITLRLDPLGETGCAARTLDELKAALDGVMLDLAGVHLSPSRMAPQHAALLIALLEDSGLDPKAIKGGLGLSPIGQKSLAGGGAKDLPERLKRTAEAAAYCATNFPGLKTVSITATAPHEAGGSEAQELAFVCAGGASYMRAFINHGLSPDQAAGALEFSLAVDADVHLGVAKLRAARRVWAKVLEAFGVSEDRRTMAQHAVTSRRMLTARDPYTNLVRNACAGLAAAAGGADAITVRPFTEALGGPTKFARRLARNLQVMLMEESHLGKVADPAGGGFLHETLAARLAGKAWGIFQEIERRGGLFETVTSGWLQSEIAQVREARLKLYAAGKESLIGVSQYPELDARPVDTAQANYTPPSLDAPAIEPQAFEDKVKAAKSGAQVRVLDLPEPAFEPIAPIRLAEPFEALRDAADGFVEKTGARPRAFLATIGPMAAFNARAGFAKNRLAVFGIDTPDAIAHDSLGACADAFAASGARLAVICGTDDAYAEKAEALAKLLKAGGASEVWIAGRPSDYAGIDHFIHMRSDSLEDGRRAHAAAGVS from the coding sequence ATGACCGACTCTGTCATCGATTTCGCGGGGGATTTCCCCGCCGCCGACCGCGCCCGCTGGACGCAGGAGGCCGAAGCCGCGCTCAAGGGCGCGCCGCTGCAAACGCTGGTCCGCAAGACGCTGGACGGCATCGAGCGCGGCCCGCTCTTCACCCGCGAGGACCTCGCCGAGGCCGGCGAGACCGGCGCGGCGGCGTCGCGCGATCCCTACCTGCCCTGGCAGATCCGCCAGACCGTCGCCGATCCCGATCCGAAGGCGGCGAACCAGGCCATCCTCGACGAGCTCGGCGGCGGGGCGAGCGAGATCACGCTTAGGCTTGATCCGCTTGGGGAAACCGGCTGCGCGGCGCGTACGCTGGACGAACTCAAGGCCGCGCTCGACGGGGTGATGCTCGATCTCGCCGGCGTGCACCTTTCGCCCAGCCGCATGGCGCCGCAGCACGCCGCGCTTCTGATCGCGCTGCTCGAAGACAGCGGGCTCGATCCCAAGGCCATAAAGGGCGGGCTGGGTCTGTCGCCGATCGGGCAGAAATCGCTGGCCGGCGGCGGCGCTAAAGATTTGCCCGAACGGCTGAAACGCACTGCCGAAGCCGCCGCTTACTGCGCTACGAACTTCCCCGGCCTGAAGACCGTCTCGATCACCGCCACAGCGCCGCATGAGGCCGGCGGGTCCGAGGCGCAGGAGCTGGCTTTCGTCTGCGCGGGCGGGGCGAGCTATATGCGCGCCTTCATCAATCACGGGCTGAGCCCGGACCAGGCCGCTGGCGCGCTTGAGTTTTCACTCGCGGTGGATGCGGACGTCCATCTCGGCGTCGCCAAGCTCAGGGCGGCGCGGCGGGTCTGGGCCAAGGTGCTGGAAGCGTTCGGCGTTTCCGAAGACCGGCGCACAATGGCGCAGCATGCGGTGACGAGCCGGCGGATGCTGACCGCGCGCGATCCCTACACCAACCTCGTCCGCAACGCCTGCGCAGGGTTGGCTGCGGCGGCGGGCGGGGCGGACGCGATCACCGTGCGCCCCTTCACCGAAGCGCTTGGCGGGCCTACGAAATTCGCCCGCAGGCTTGCTCGCAATCTTCAGGTGATGCTGATGGAGGAGAGCCATCTGGGCAAGGTCGCCGACCCTGCCGGCGGGGGCTTCCTGCATGAGACCCTCGCCGCGCGTCTGGCGGGGAAAGCCTGGGGGATTTTTCAGGAGATCGAGCGGCGCGGCGGTCTGTTCGAGACCGTCACAAGCGGTTGGCTTCAAAGCGAAATCGCCCAGGTGCGCGAGGCCCGGCTGAAGCTTTATGCCGCCGGGAAAGAAAGCCTGATCGGGGTCAGCCAGTATCCAGAACTCGACGCCAGGCCGGTCGATACTGCGCAAGCGAACTACACCCCGCCGTCGCTCGACGCGCCAGCGATCGAGCCGCAAGCCTTTGAAGACAAGGTCAAAGCGGCGAAGTCGGGCGCTCAGGTGCGGGTGCTGGATCTGCCCGAGCCGGCGTTCGAACCGATCGCGCCGATCCGCCTGGCCGAGCCGTTCGAGGCGTTGCGCGACGCGGCGGACGGATTCGTGGAGAAGACCGGGGCGCGGCCGCGCGCTTTCCTCGCCACGATCGGCCCGATGGCCGCGTTCAACGCGCGGGCGGGATTTGCGAAGAACCGGCTCGCCGTGTTCGGGATCGACACCCCGGACGCGATCGCTCACGACAGCCTCGGCGCCTGCGCGGACGCCTTCGCAGCATCGGGCGCGCGGCTCGCGGTGATCTGCGGGACCGACGACGCCTACGCCGAGAAGGCCGAGGCGCTGGCGAAACTGCTGAAAGCCGGCGGCGCGTCGGAGGTCTGGATCGCCGGGCGTCCATCCGATTACGCCGGCATAGATCACTTCATTCACATGCGAAGCGACAGCCTTGAAGACGGCCGACGCGCGCACGCCGCCGCGGGAGTTTCCTGA
- a CDS encoding heavy metal-binding domain-containing protein, which yields MIVTTTHTVEGSHIHEYKGVVTGEAILGAHLFRDLFAGIRDIVGGRSGSYEKSLREARETAMRELEEEARSRGADAVVGVDLDYEVIGEQGSMLMVSASGTAVKLG from the coding sequence ATGATCGTCACCACCACCCACACCGTCGAAGGCAGCCATATCCACGAGTACAAGGGCGTCGTCACCGGCGAGGCGATCCTGGGCGCGCACCTGTTCCGCGACCTGTTCGCCGGCATCCGCGACATCGTCGGCGGCCGGTCGGGCTCCTACGAAAAATCCCTGCGCGAGGCCCGTGAGACCGCGATGCGCGAACTCGAGGAGGAGGCCCGCTCGCGCGGCGCGGACGCGGTGGTCGGGGTCGATCTCGACTATGAGGTGATCGGCGAACAGGGCTCGATGCTGATGGTCAGCGCCTCGGGCACGGCGGTGAAGCTGGGCTGA